The proteins below come from a single Pedobacter sp. MC2016-14 genomic window:
- a CDS encoding ion transporter: MESPTKNNWRFRLHEVIYESNTSAGKAFDVGLLFAIFTSIIIVMLDSVERLHDRYGSLFSLIEWIFSFLFTIEYILRLISIKKPFKYVFSLLGIIDLIALIPSYLSIFFVGAQSLLVFRALRLLRVFRIFKLGHFLSEINFLTEALKGSVRKISIFLMTVLMLAVILGSIMYLVEQRENGFANIPESIYWAIVTITTVGYGDISPVTPMGKMLASIVMLIGYSIIAVPTGIITHDLALAARQKKELPESCPTCSREGHDADALFCKFCGSSLFV; the protein is encoded by the coding sequence ATGGAATCACCTACAAAGAACAACTGGCGCTTTAGGTTGCATGAAGTTATCTATGAATCTAATACATCGGCAGGCAAGGCATTTGATGTAGGTTTACTCTTTGCAATTTTCACTAGTATCATCATCGTCATGTTAGATAGTGTAGAAAGGTTACACGATCGCTATGGAAGTTTATTTAGCCTGATCGAATGGATCTTCTCTTTCCTCTTTACCATTGAATACATACTCAGGCTCATTAGCATAAAGAAGCCATTTAAGTACGTATTTAGCCTGCTGGGCATTATTGACCTCATCGCATTGATCCCATCTTATCTAAGCATTTTCTTCGTTGGCGCGCAATCGCTCCTTGTTTTCCGTGCGCTAAGGTTATTGAGGGTGTTCCGGATATTTAAACTAGGTCACTTTTTATCCGAAATCAATTTTCTAACCGAGGCCCTTAAGGGCAGCGTGAGGAAAATCAGTATATTTTTAATGACGGTACTTATGCTTGCTGTTATTCTGGGCTCCATCATGTACCTGGTAGAACAGCGGGAAAACGGCTTCGCTAACATTCCAGAAAGTATCTATTGGGCTATCGTCACCATCACCACCGTTGGTTATGGCGATATTTCACCGGTAACGCCTATGGGTAAAATGCTGGCTTCTATTGTCATGTTGATTGGTTATTCTATTATTGCTGTGCCCACAGGGATTATTACACACGATTTAGCATTGGCAGCAAGACAAAAGAAAGAGCTACCAGAGTCTTGCCCTACCTGCAGTCGCGAAGGACATGATGCCGATGCACTATTCTGCAAATTCTGTGGCTCCTCTTTATTTGTTTAA